The proteins below are encoded in one region of Apium graveolens cultivar Ventura chromosome 4, ASM990537v1, whole genome shotgun sequence:
- the LOC141720210 gene encoding F-box protein CPR1-like codes for MALPCEMIDEILCRVPVKYVLRCRSVCKDWCSLIDSTAFVKKHLKTSRDRNAGAGLMIEKLGGDEKFYLASLDSLDEDSAAVVKICDPLKALLCAAEYVCACNGLMCVLKNMGRDVFVLNPVLRKFKKVTSAPPEFPSSSEWKDRFSFGFGYDEVNDDYKVVMIAECCVHSGDLIVFVYSFKTNAWTRIQNVPNNISFTENGGIFASGSLHWTAIKNEINSKNFILGFDLALQQFKEVPLPPMEDDSSKRILMDDVGENLCIIHYSSSCMDVWLMNYPGAESTWYKALSTEQEEMLRTGTSNELIAFSRSGKDLLLQVYNPLDTTLAWYNLNQETLTNVGIRGLPIHFCSFLYTESLLQLTEDEPL; via the coding sequence ATGGCACTTCCTTGCGAGATGATTGATGAGATACTTTGTCGAGTACCCGTTAAGTATGTTCTTCGTTGTCGAAGTGTGTGTAAAGACTGGTGCTCTCTTATTGATAGTACTGCTTTTGTCAAGAAACATCTTAAGACTAGCCGTGATCGCAATGCTGGTGCTGGTCTTATGATAGAGAAACTTGGTGGTGATGAAAAGTTTTATTTGGCTAGTCTCGATTCTTTGGATGAGGATTCTGCCGCTGTTGTCAAAATATGTGATCCGCTCAAGGCGTTACTCTGTGCTGCTGAATATGTGTGTGCTTGTAATGGTTTGATGTGTGTGCTGAAAAATATGGGGAGAGATGTTTTTGTGTTGAATCCGGTACTTAGGAAGTTCAAAAAGGTAACTTCCGCGCCACCTGAGTTTCCAAGTTCGTCTGAATGGAAAGATAGATTCtcatttggatttggttatgatGAGGTTAATGATGATTATAAGGTGGTCATGATTGCAGAGTGTTGTGTTCATTCTGGTGACTTAATAGTCTTTGTTTACAGCTTCAAAACCAACGCTTGGACACGGATTCAAAACGTTCCAAATAATATTAGTTTTACTGAAAATGGGGGCATATTTGCAAGTGGATCTCTCCATTGGACGGCAATTAAGAATGAAATTAATTCCAAGAATTTTATTCTTGGCTTCGATCTTGCACTTCAACAGTTCAAGGAGGTCCCTTTACCTCCTATGGAGGATGACAGTTCCAAAAGGATATTGATGGATGATGTAGGAGAAAACCTTTGTATTATCCACTACTCCAGTTCTTGCATGGATGTGTGGTTGATGAACTATCCTGGGGCTGAAAGTACTTGGTACAAAGCACTTTCTACGGAGCAAGAGGAAATGCTCAGAACTGGTACTTCTAATGAACTTATTGCTTTTTCCAGAAGCGGCAAGGATCTACTCTTACAGGTGTACAATCCCTTGGACACAACACTTGCATGGTATAACCTCAACCAGGAGACACTAACAAATGTTGGGATTCGTGGGCTTCCTATCCATTTCTGTTCATTTCTATACACCGAGAGTCTCTTACAACTCACCGAGGATGAGCCCCTGTAG